In Ipomoea triloba cultivar NCNSP0323 chromosome 15, ASM357664v1, one genomic interval encodes:
- the LOC116007386 gene encoding isoleucine N-monooxygenase 1-like, which yields MAPIFDIMRYLRFSSIFLSLAFTVMLSVTIQWVISKRKKSCSSLPIPPGPKPWPLVGSIPEILRNKPAFRWIHNFMDEMNTEIACIRLGGTYVIPVTSPELACEFLKKQDSIFSSRPRCMSAALISNGYLSSLFLPYGEEWTKKRRILTSHVLSPATQHLVLNKRVEEADHLLRFIYNQCKISEASAMGAVINVRTATRHYCGNVTKKMLFNKRYFGRGTEDGGPGAVDEELVKAVFTILRYLYGLGVADYIGWLSLFDLDGHKSMIRKALKVTRKHLDTEVDKRIQMWKDGTKTAEEDIVDVLVMLKDNDGSPMLSDKEIKIQVLEIMIAALDNPSNAVEWALAEMINQPKLLEKAVEEVDKVVGRERLVQESDLPKLNYIKACVKEAFRLHPIAPFTPPHLSTEDSVVGGYFIPKGSQVIISRTGLGRNKRAWEDPLKFKPERHFKGEDVDVDVVLSDSELKMMSFSAGRRGCPGVKLGSLMSVMLMARLIQGFTWSVPADLPCIDLTESKYDLFLENPLFALAKPRLPHHLYI from the exons atggcaccAATCTTTGATATTATGCGCTACCTAAGATTTTCTTCCATATTTCTTTCACTGGCATTTACTGTAATGCTTAGTGTCACAATCCAATGGGTGATTTCCAAAAGAAAGAAGTCGTGTTCATCACTGCCAATTCCTCCGGGGCCGAAACCCTGGCCTCTTGTGGGATCTATCCCGGAGATTCTCCGGAACAAGCCTGCTTTCCGGTGGATACACAATTTCATGGACGAAATGAACACCGAAATAGCATGCATCCGTCTCGGGGGAACTTACGTGATTCCGGTAACTTCCCCGGAGCTGGCATGCGAGTTCCTGAAGAAACAAGACTCCATTTTCTCGTCAAGACCCCGTTGCATGTCCGCGGCTCTTATCAGCAACGGATACTTGAGCTCCCTCTTTCTCCCCTACGGCGAGGAGTGGACCAAAAAGCGGAGAATCCTCACCTCCCACGTGCTTTCTCCGGCCACACAGCATTTGGTTCTAAACAAAAGGGTCGAAGAAGCCGATCATCTCCTCCGTTTTATCTACAACCAGTGCAAGATCTCCGAGGCCAGCGCCATGGGAGCGGTTATTAATGTCCGGACGGCCACACGACACTATTGCGGAAACGTgactaaaaaaatgttgttcaACAAGAGGTACTTTGGCCGTGGGACGGAAGATGGAGGACCCGGTGCCGTAGATGAAGAGCTGGTTAAGGCCGTCTTCACAATTCTTCGTTATCTTTATGGATTGGGCGTGGCCGATTACATTGGGTGGCTGAGCTTATTTGATCTCGACGGCCATAAAAGCATGATCAGGAAAGCTCTGAAAGTCACCAGAAAACACCTGGATACCGAAGTGGATAAGAGGATACAAATGTGGAAAGATGGGACTAAAACTGCCGAAGAAGACATCGTTGATGTTCTTGTTATGCTCAAGGATAATGATGGAAGTCCAATGTTGAGTGATAAAGAGATCAAAATACAAGTTCTG GAAATAATGATAGCAGCTTTGGACAATCCATCGAATGCGGTGGAATGGGCACTGGCGGAGATGATAAACCAACCAAAACTATTGGAAAAAGCAGTGGAAGAGGTAGACAAGGTGGTGGGGAGGGAGAGGCTTGTTCAGGAATCCGATTTACCTAAGCTAAACTATATAAAAGCCTGTGTTAAAGAAGCCTTTAGACTCCACCCAATCGCACCCTTCACCCCTCCTCATTTGTCCACGGAGGATAGCGTTGTGGGTGGTTACTTCATTCCCAAAGGCAGCCAAGTGATCATTAGCCGGACTGGACTAGGCCGGAATAAAAGAGCCTGGGAGGACCCCCTCAAATTTAAGCCAGAGCGCCACTTCAAGGGTGAGGATGTGGATGTGGATGTGGTCTTAAGTGATTCTGAGTTGAAGATGATGTCATTTAGTGCCGGGAGACGAGGATGCCCGGGAGTGAAGCTAGGTTCTTTGATGTCTGTTATGCTAATGGCTAGGCTTATTCAAGGTTTCACTTGGAGTGTTCCAGCTGACCTGCCATGCATAGACTTGACTGAGTCTAAATATGACCTCTTTCTTGAAAATCCACTCTTTGCACTTGCAAAACCAAGATTGCCTCACCATCTTTACATCTAG
- the LOC116007240 gene encoding isoleucine N-monooxygenase 1-like: protein MLSLTIIHWLSSKRKPLPPGPKPWPFLGSLPEILRNKPAFRWIHNFMDQINTEISCIRLGETYVIPVTSPELACEFLKKQDSIFSSRPLCMSADLVSNGYLSSLFLPHGDQWTKMRRILTSHVLSPATLHWLHDKRAEEANHLIRYIYNQCKTSEADNMGVAVNVRAATRHYCGNVAKKMFFNKRYFGSGREDDEQLVEALFSILSYTYGMGISDYIPWLSVFDIDGHKSMIKKALAVTGKYIDTEVDERIQMWKDGTKTAEEDILDVLVTLKDNDGRSMLSDAEIKTQLLEIMVGSLDNPSNAVEWALAEMINQPKLLEKAVEEVDKVVGRERLVEESDLPKLNYIKSCVKEAFRLHPVAPFNIPHVSMADTVVGGYFIPKGSQVLISRIGLGRNKRAWEEPLKFKPERHLKEEGEEVVLTDSELKMLSFSAGRRGCPGVKLGSLMSTMLMARLVQGFTWSVPTDLPCIDLTESEHDLFLKNPLFALAKPRLSKNLYL from the exons ATGCTTAGTCTCACAATAATCCATTGGCTAAGTTCCAAAAGAAAGCCACTCCCTCCGGGGCCCAAACCCTGGCCGTTCCTCGGATCTCTCCCGGAGATTCTCCGGAACAAGCCCGCTTTCCGGTGGATACACAATTTCATGGACCAAATCAACACCGAAATCTCATGCATCCGTCTAGGAGAAACCTACGTGATTCCCGTCACTTCCCCGGAGCTCGCATGCGAGTTTCTGAAGAAACAAGACTCCATTTTCTCGTCAAGGCCCCTTTGCATGTCCGCCGATCTTGTCAGCAACGGATACCTGAGCTCCCTCTTTCTCCCCCACGGCGATCAGTGGACGAAAATGCGGAGAATCCTCACCTCCCACGTGCTTTCTCCGGCCACACTCCATTGGCTCCACGATAAAAGGGCGGAAGAAGCCAATCATCTCATTCGTTACATCTACAATCAGTGCAAAACCTCGGAGGCCGACAACATGGGCGTGGCTGTTAACGTGCGAGCCGCCACACGACACTACTGCGGAAATGTCGCTAAGAAGATGTTTTTCAACAAGAGGTATTTTGGGAGTGGGAGGGAAGATGATGAACAGCTGGTTGAGGCCTTGTTCTCAATTCTTAGCTATACGTATGGAATGGGAATCTCCGACTACATTCCGTGGCTGAGTGTGTTTGATATCGACGGCCATAAAAGCATGATCAAGAAAGCTCTGGCGGTCACGGGAAAATACATTGATACTGAAGTGGACGAGAGGATTCAAATGTGGAAAGATGGGACTAAAACTGCCGAAGAAGACATCCTTGATGTTCTTGTTACGCTCAAGGATAATGATGGAAGATCAATGTTGAGTGATGCAGAGATCAAAACACAACTTCTG gAAATAATGGTAGGATCTTTGGACAATCCATCCAATGCTGTGGAATGGGCGCTGGCAGAGATGATAAACCAACCCAAACTATTAGAAAAAGCAGTGGAAGAAGTAGACAAAGTGGTGGGGAGGGAGAGGCTTGTTGAGGAGTCCGATTTACCAAAGCTAAACTACATCAAATCATGTGTTAAAGAGGCTTTTCGGCTCCACCCAGTCGCACCTTTCAACATCCCCCATGTGTCCATGGCGGACACCGTCGTAGGCGGCTACTTCATTCCCAAGGGCAGCCAAGTGCTCATCAGTCGCATTGGGCTTGGCCGGAACAAAAGGGCTTGGGAGGAGCCTCTCAAATTTAAGCCGGAGCGTCACCTCAAGGAGGAGGGTGAGGAAGTAGTATTAACCGATTCGGAGTTGAAGATGTTGTCGTTTAGTGCTGGAAGACGAGGATGTCCGGGTGTGAAGTTAGGTTCTTTGATGTCTACAATGCTGATGGCTAGGCTTGTTCAAGGGTTCACTTGGAGTGTTCCAACTGATCTGCCATGCATAGACTTGACTGAGTCTGAACATGATCTCTTTCTTAAAAATCCACTCTTTGCACTAGCGAAACCGCGGTTGTCCAAAAATCTATACTTGTAG
- the LOC116006077 gene encoding AUGMIN subunit 1 — translation MSEMLGGSDPSVSTETTKGSSALDASRIAEVKSWLVSQFDAVGKDVPDFEYTARSVAHLHNIATISQAKNQAAGIVANDFRQKAAEYRSQAARIREILENVGLAQESLTPNVVSSAQVLASMANLLNIRDTELSSFLVAMADLSLRKTAVEEKRAKVQQESKVLLDYTRKAIARLTYLKRTLAQLEDDIAPCEAQMENWKTNLTIMDSKERQYFQQYSNYKAMLNRVGYTPEISHGVLVEMAEHRKDLENKTKPILDTLRSYQDLPPDKALAALAIEEKKRQYADAEKYLEDVLQSALAATD, via the exons ATGAGTGAAATGTTGGGCGGAAGCGATCCTTCAGTATCGACGGAAACGACGAAGGGGAGTAGTGCTTTAGATGCGAGCCGAATTGCAGAGGTAAAATCATGGCTAGTTTCCCAATTCGACGCTGTTGGGAAGGACGTCCCTGATTTCGAGTACACTGCACGAAGCGTTGCGCATTTGCACAATATTGCGACCATTTCTCAGGCCAAAAATCAAGCCGCTGGGATTGTAGCCAATGATTTCCGTCAAAAAGCTGCCGAGTATAGGTCTCAAG CTGCGAGGATAAGAGAGATATTAGAAAATGTGGGATTGGCACAAGAGAGTTTGACCCCGAATGTGGTTTCATCTGCACAAGTGCTTGCCAGTATGGCGAATTTGTTGAATATTAGAGACACTGAACTGAGTAG cttTCTTGTAGCAATGGCAGATCTTTCTCTTAGGAAAACAGCAGTAGAAGAGAAGAGGGCTAAAGTGCAACAGGAATCCAAAGTTCTGCTTGATTACACTCGGAAGGCAATAGCAAGATTGACTTACTTGAAAAG GACGCTTGCTCAGCTTGAAGATGACATTGCTCCTTGTGAAGCacaaatggaaaattggaaaacgaACCTGACAATTATGGATTCCAAAGAGAGGCAATATTTTCAACAGTATTCTAATTACAAG GCAATGCTCAACCGTGTTGGCTATACCCCAGAGATAAGTCATGGAGTGCTGGTTGAAATGGCCGAGCACAGAAAGGATTTggagaacaaaacaaaaccaattCTTGATACTTTGAGAAGCTACCAAGACCTGCCTCCG GATAAAGCGTTGGCTGCATTGGCAATTGAGGAGAAGAAAAGGCAGTATGCTGATGCTGAGAAGTACCTTGAAGATGTGTTGCAGTCAGCTCTTGCTGCTACAGATTGA